The Suncus etruscus isolate mSunEtr1 chromosome 14, mSunEtr1.pri.cur, whole genome shotgun sequence genome contains a region encoding:
- the LOC126028001 gene encoding zinc finger protein 211-like, whose protein sequence is MAALALRDPRESAQDSVTFEDVVVYFSWEEWGLLDEAQRCLYHDVMLENFALVTSLGYWFGMEDEEGFSLHSLSVEPVSLGKTPSCAKCILVERETLYSHMVDYSGSPPIQKSYHCEACGKQFWLSPNLHQRHSEEKMLRRDTDNYKFHASEKPFTCWEVGKDVLAMLSLLQHQATLKEAKPLSSFRHGEACYGGKNQYKCSDNAKPFTYEYTPLQEQQNDTRDDYDGCYGCSDCENPFSQSSFLSNCQSVSMGASSYECNDCGKSFSQSYNLIQHQKIHNGARPYICSECGKAFSYKFRLVQHLQIHTRIKPYECSECGKAFSYSSTLIKHQRVHTGARPYRCGECGNTFSQSSNLIQHQKIHSGARPYKCSECGKTFSYKCKLVQHLRIHTGERPYECGECGKSFSHSSTLNQHQRIHTGARPFKCNDCEKSFSQKSNLIQHRRVHTGERPYECGECGKSFSQSSHIIQHRKLHTR, encoded by the exons GACAGTGTGACCTTTGAGGACGTGGTTGTGTACTTCTCCTGGGAGGAATGGGGGCTCCTGGATGAGGCTCAGAGATGCCTGTACCAcgatgtgatgctggagaactTTGCACTTGTGACCTCACTGG GTTATTGGTTTGGAATGGAGGATGAAGAGGGATTTTCTCTACACAGCCTTTCTGTAGAGCCCGTGTCGCTGGGCAAGACTCCCTCCTGTGCCAAGTGTATCCTGGTGGAAAGAGAAACTTTGTACAGCCACATGGTGGATTATTCAGGATCGCCTCCTATTCAGAAGTCCTACCACTGTGAGGCCTGTGGAAAGCAGTTCTGGTTAAGCCCAAACCTCCATCAGCGGCACAGTGAAGAGAAGATGCTCAGAAGGGACACGGACAACTACAAGTTTCATGCGTCAGAGAAGCCCTTTACATGTTGGGAAGTCGGGAAGGATGTCCTGGCTATGTTAAGTCTTCTGCAGCACCAGGCCACACTCAAAGAGGCTAAGCCCCTCAGCAGCTTCAGGCACGGGGAGGCCTGTTATGGTGGTAAAAATCAGTACAAGTGCAGTGACAATGCGAAGCCATTCACCTACGAATACACACCTTTGCAGGAACAGCAGAATGACACTAGAGACGATTATGATGGTTGTTACGGCTGCAGTGACTGTGAAAATCCCTTCAGCCAAAGCTCCTTCCTTAGTAACTGCCAGAGTGTCAGCATGGGAGCGTCATCTTACGAGTGCAATGATTGTGGGAAATCTTTCAGCCAAAGCTACAATCTCATTCAGCACCAGAAAATCCACAACGGAGCACGGCCTTATATCTGCAGTGAGTGTGGGAAAGCTTTCAGCTACAAGTTCAGACTCGTTCAGCACCTGCAGATTCACACGAGAATAAAGCCTTACGAGTGCAGCGAATGTGGGAAAGCCTTCAGCTATAGCTCCACACTCATCAAACACCAGAGAGTACACACGGGGGCCAGGCCTTACCGGTGTGGCGAGTGTGGGAACACCTTCAGCCAAAGCTCCAACCTCATTCAGCACCAGAAAATTCACAGTGGAGCGCGACCGTACAAATGCAGCGAATGTGGAAAGACCTTCAGCTACAAATGTAAACTTGTTCAGCACCTGCGAATCCACACTGGAGAAAGGCCTTATGAGTGTGGTGAGTGTGGGAAGTCCTTCAGCCACAGCTCCACACTCAATCAGCACCAGAGGATTCACACTGGAGCCAGGCCTTTCAAGTGCAACGACTGCGAGAAATCATTCAGTCAGAAGTCCAACCTCATTCAGCACCGGAGAGTTCACACCGGAGAAAGGCCCTACGAGTGTGGGGAGTGTGGAAAGTCTTTTAGCCAAAGTTCGCACATCATTCAGCACAGAAAGCTTCACACCAGATAA